The DNA window CCTTCTTGTTTATATGAAATCATATGTCCCTGTGCTTAGAGAGGTCCAGAAGGCTGTCAACACAGCGCAAGGTCTGCACCAGAGATGGAGTGAGCTACTACAGGATCCTGGTGGTGCCACCAAGGAGGAGATTGACTGGACCACCAATGAGTTGAGGAACAGCCTGAGGTCCATTGAGTGGGACCTGGAGGACTTGGATGAGACTATTAATATCCTTATCATGCTCTTCAGATCAGAGAAATGTTATTTATGGTTATGCTGGTTCCTGATGCTGCTTTATACGAAGCCTTAACACTGATTTTCAAGTATTGTAGAAGCAAATCCAAGGAAGTTCAACCTCGATGCTTTAGAGTTGAGCAAGCGGAAGGCCTTCATCACCAGCACGAGGCAGACTGTGAGGGTGGGTTAACTTCTTACGCTGCTGATTATCTGTATATACAACCCTGATTTGGTAGCTCATCACATCCTTCCGTTCTGTAGGAGATGAAGGACCACATGGCTAGCCCAATGGCAGTATCCATAGCCGACAAGAAAACCAGACAGGTGTGTATGTTTCTCCCACTAGCTGGAATTACAGGAATTAAGTACCCTTACTGTTGTGATGAAAGCGAATTACTCTGAATAGAGTTCCAGTGACGTGGTGTTGGACCTATTTGTAGTATTTGTGTTCGTTTACTACGCCACAGCTGTGTTACAAGTACATGTAGTATTTCAATCTGTGATGTATGCTGTCTGATTTCTGTTTAAGACTCTGTTGGGAGATGGAGGGTCTCATGGTCCAATTTGGCAAccaggacgaggaggaggaggaggaggaggaggaggaggaggagacgaCGACAGGTATACCCGGCTGGACCGAGAGCTCCAGACAGCTAACTCCCACTTCATCGAGGAGCAACAGACTCAGCAGCAGGTAATATGTACAAAACATGGAGGTATGTACAGTCTTGGACAACAGTCATTAGACAGGacacatttaaatattacaaattCAACTTTCAACAAAAGTTTAATGGTTTTTCCTATTATTTCAAGAAGTCTAGCATTTTAAATGCCAAAAATATAACTATAATATTATTTGGTTTTCTGACTTGAAATTTGGGCTTAACTTTTGAAATCAGattcattccaagtcatttaacACCTTTATTGCTTTTTagctttccctttttttaagcatTACCTACTGATCTAACATTTCTACACTTTTAATTACGgctacatttttgtattttcagTTTATACAGTCATCAGTTACCAGAtttatatgattattatatttgtaATGCTTTTGATCTGTAATTCTGAGCTTTGAAGGGTCAAGCATAATTTAATAGATAATGTTATAACATGGTAATTCACTGTTAACAGTTTGCTAAATAATGAGactggtttgtgtgtgtctgtgttggttGATAGCTCATAGCGGAGCAGCAGGATGAGCAGTTAGAGCTGGTGTCGGGGACCATCGGTGTGCTGAAGAACATGTCTCAAAGGATTGGGCAGGAGCTGGATGAACAGGCAGTGTAAGCACGTTTAGATGAGTGTGACTGAGCTTGAACATTTTCTGAATTCACAAGGCAACCAGATGTGAAGGACAGAAGGGCAGTCATTACACAAgtggaaaaaatatatttaacatgattttgaagttaTATATTGATTAACATATATCTTCTTAAAATATAAAGGTAAATGTGCATGTATCGGTCACTGTACAGcatacagcgaaatgtgtcctctgcattttacccatctatgGTAgtgaatacatacacacacacacacacacacttgaactaggggcagtaagcgcacacacccacaccagccaactccagcgcctttggagcaaagagggtgaagggccttgcttaagggcccaacagtgacaggcTTGCCgaacccaggtatcaaacccaccaccctgtcatcaacagcctggagctctaaccgctgagccactactgccaCAGAGAAGATATGACAAATTATACATCATAATATTTCATTTCTTTGCCATTTGATTTGTGAAAACAGAAAATCATATGTATATCAAAATActctaaaatattttattattttagcaaAACTAATTTAGCCTTTTAGCTGGTCTGACCCTTTAGTTGGTCAGTTTTGTAGAAGTACTGACCATGTCTAGAATGTCCACTGAGAAGTGTTTTGAATTTTGATGTAATATAAGATATCGTCATAATGCTTTCTCATGATCAATAACACTTCCCTTGACTGTTTCACAGCATGCTTGACGATTTCTCTCATGAGATGGACAACACTCAGTCTAGACTGGATAACGTGATGAAGAAGTTGGCCAAAGTGTCCCACATGACTAGTGGTGAGTAAACGAAGAGTTCTTCAGGTCCCTTCACACCAGGTCTGCTTATTATGGTTAAGCGAAAATCATTAAGCTTAAAAATACCAAACACTCATCTTTTAGATGCGCTTTGATTTAGTGAGCTGACACTGACGCCTGGGTGGATTGATAGAACATGGTCATGGGAGTGAATTCAGCCATGAATTGGCTTCCTGTTCAGAACCACCCCTGGCTTCCTGAAGTCAAGAGGGGTTACAGACTGGAGCGGAAGGAAAGTCAGGGCTAGCTTGTGATGGCACTCCCTTATATGGCATCAGATGATAAGCACAGGAAGTTTGACCTTGGGGACTCTCAAAGGAAGCTCTTGGTTGAGAGAACAAGAATGAAATGGCGCAAAATTTTCGGTCAGGCAGGCAGCGTTAGAAAAGCACACGGGGACAAAATGTTCAAATAATAGCAAACTGCGAATTTACCAAAATAACAAACAACGAAAAATAATAGGTAAACACATTCAAACAAATTCCTAAAAGTGATCCAAATTGTCAAATTGTTTTATTAGAAATCACAATTTTAATGTTGAATGAACATGTGTAAATACTAAGGTTTCTAAAGGAGGGATTTAAACTCTGAATTTCAAAAATGATTTTCAAAAGAAAACTGAGTTTCATTCTTAaagatacattttaaaaagtgcgTTTAGTTTCTCTATTACTTAGAATTTCATATTCTCCGTAAGTCAATTTATGACTTATTTTCTGGGTTAATGAAAACTGTTCCCAAGATCACAGAATTTCTAGAgattctgtgtttgtttgtttgttttttttattgtgaatCTAAAAATGTAAGAAGAAAGAGGCTGAAATCTTTTAATAAACTGATTTAATAAAATGGCTTCAGTTTAAACAAGTGCGGGGCGAAATGATCTTAAATCAGTATCacaattaaataaacattttacccAGATTACGATTAATGaacaattattatataattaatatgctTCTCAAGTAGCTCAGTGTTTGAGTTCTTCTCAAGTGTTGCTTCCAAATATTTGAGATAATCAACATGGGCAAGATTACGTTATTAAGAGGTTCTGAATGTTAGTTTTGATTAATTTTCATCTATTTGTCCTGCTTTAATCTCAAGAGTTTATGCTTCTATTCTACTCTTACtcctaaatatattatttacgAATTAGATaagaaatgacaaaataatGTTTTGTAATTCTGAATGAGTTACTGAATGATTTTCCagttgttaataaataatgaaaagctATTATTAAACAGCTAATAATAATTAGTGAATAGTTTTTGATAGAATacaatttttttattacattttgaaattgtgatacactgtgcattatattttaaataaactgGTGAACCATTGATGTCCTGGTAAAAAATGATCAGATTTGTGACCAAAATTATTAATGGTTGTTTAGATCAGGTGACTTCCACAGAAGCACTGGACCTGTGATTGGTTAGGGTGTACACAGCATGCAGTGAGCAACACTGTGATTAGTTAAAGGCTTTATTTGGTTTCTTGAAGGTTATGTATTGTGGTAtcgattatttaaaaaaaaaaacacttaaataaataaataaatactgaatattaagTATTGGGTTAAATGGGCTAAACacataattaaatgtaaatgattaattatGAGTAAATTTCAGTTCAAAACGTAATAATAACTttcaatatttcatatttttcacaTTCCACTTTCTATCTCTGTAATCCTCCCATTGACGATCTTCATCACAACATCGGTGGGTGGGTTGATGTAGCCGACCGTGCTTATGTCTAATTCCTGAACTCTGTCTCCGCAGACCGACGGCAGTGGTGTGCTATTGGCGTTCTGTTGGCCATCCTGTTTGTTGTGATCATCCTGTTAATTGTTCTGTGAGCGGCACTCAGCCCCCCAAACACTACAGCTTTCCTCACCTGCGCGGAAGGATCGACGAAAACAAAACAAGGTGCTTTGGGGAAAGGAAACCACCTTCTTCTCCAGTCCTTACTCCGTCACACTGTCGGCTGCTGAGCATTACGCTTCTcttgttactttttttttaggcAACTCCAAAATGCCACCGCTGTGGTACTTCTGCTTGTTCATCTGTAAATATCCAGTATTTGTTCcgttttggtttgtttggttttggtttgttttgaagCCTGAACCCAGAAGGCTTGTCCTCGAGTGGTCTgcatcacttactttttctgtAAGTGTGTTGCTGCGACATGGATGACGTGGCGTTGGGTCTTCGTGTCTTAGTGAAGCTCTAAAATGTGCTCTGCTTTCTGATTTTACGACCCTTCGTGTTATTAATAGACTTACTGAAGTGATGTATTGAGGTAATAACCGTTTATTTTAATCACAATTCTAGGGCTACTGTTTACTCATTCGCTTCCTGTCCTGCTTAACTTTAGAGATGGCTGTATGTTTGCTATGGTTATTAAGTAATAACTAATGTTGTTAAGACTGTACTAAACACTGGAGTTCCCGAGCTTTGGAACCGGATTATTTCCTAACTGCACTAACATTTACGTTAACCACTTATCTCCTGAATTcagtcttgatttttttttacgtgTTCTTGATGATCTGCGCTAGGTTGGAAATGTTTATTGATGGACACTAGTGATAAAACTGCTTctcagaatgaaagagagagagaatcagtgGTATCTTTCTGCAGCTGGTTGAAGTTTGGAAATCCTCTAATGTACTTCAGGCTAAATAAGCTTGATCGCCCCTGACTGAATACTGTTTACTGATGAGTTTGGAAGATGAGCGCTTCTTCGGGTCGCCTGTAACCCATATGGACTTGCCAGATTAGTGTGGGATTTCGTGTAAGCAGGAGATGGAGCTCCTGCTACACTAGAAATGTTCAAAAACTTCAACGTAGAGGTGTAGACATAGCGTGCAACGGACTTTATGCTCGGGTTGAAGCCTGCTTGGAACCAAAACTAGGACCGGGTTCTGGGTAGTTTTGTTTTGGACCGTTTCAGAGCGGTTATCTAGTAGAGCCACAGTATTCCTCCACCACATTTCACACTCATTTCAAAGTGTCTTGGTTTTTGCACTTGATTCACTCATTTAGTGTTTTTGAAGGTCTTCCATGCGTGTCTTTGTGAGTTAGCTTGATTCGAAACTGAAGCAGCAGTGAAACTGGACACTGATCAGCCACcgcattaaaaccacctgcctaatactgtgaTAAACATTTAAACCCATCATGGCTTCCagaagacctctaaaggtgtcctgctgtggtatctggagcaCCAAGActaaatcctgtaagttgtgaggtgggacctccatgagcatcaatgccCCTTATGTGCCCATGCTccttggttgttttttttaaagagcacttttttggtgggtactgaccactgcatatcaggaacaccccacaagacctgcctgatgttttggagatgttctgatcagaACCAGTCATCAGCTAGAACAAAGTTtgattcttgtcaaagtgtctcggattcttacgcttgtccatttttctccTACCAACAACACAACGCCTCAAAAGACATTGGGTCCCTTTGGAACCAGAGAATGTTATTCACACCActtggcagtggttttaatgttctggctgattggtgAAAGTTCATACATTCAACAAAGAGACCGTTCAAAGTGTTACTTAATTCTAGTTGTTAAACTTAATGTGCATGAATAGTACAATCATCCAGTAAAATATGAATAGTATAATGAATAGTACAATCATCCAGTAAAATAAGTATGATATTTTACCCCTCTGTTATCGATCAGCGGGACACTTTCACTGCTTACAGGCTACCAATCAGATTGCTGCATACTGATTACGTCCATACTTAagttttccctccttttttttttttttttttgcattttttattttttattttatttaaatatattcaataatcacacacacctgaatATTTATGCTTGTATGAAACTGACTGTGGTTCTAAAAGCTGGAGTAGACGTGTAGGATAGGAACTGCTCGTCCTCCCGCCCTCTTTCGTTAATTCACTACGTTGATCCGTCAAGTTAAGTGGCACTTTAGCATTAAACACTAATGCAAACACtttccagtttaaaatgcaATACATAAAACATCCCGGTTGTCACTATAGAGGTCACATAGAaccccctccttttttttttacactatatggacaaaagtatttggacatctgctcattcaatgtttcttctgaaatcaaagtcattataaagagctgatcctgcttttgctggggtaactgtctcaactgtccaggggagaagactttcgactagattttgaagcttgagtattactgtgaggatttgattgcattcagcgacaagcgcattagtggggtcaggatgttggatggaagatcaccaccccacctcatcatccccagttcccccaactcatcccatccaaaagtattgaatggagcaccaccaccatcattccagagaacacagttcttcttccactgctccacagctcaatgctgctgggggggggggggggggggctttatatccctctagcccacacctggcattaggcagcatggagccaataggttcatgtttattaatctgctccagaaagtcctaatCTGTTGGCAGTGCTTCTGTACAGGGGCtcgacaagtgtgtgtgtgtgcaacttttaagcagctaaatgcattcattagaaggggtgtccacaaacatttggacatacagtgtatctgtGCAAAAAGGTGTtgtatttaaaaagtatttgtATCAGTATTGCTATCAGTATCTGATCAAACTGAAATTAGTTGTATACCCATCTCTACAAAACACCCTGAGCTGTTTGGGTTGTATGTTCATAGTTCTGGTGTCAGATAAGATGATGTTCCTCAAGTCCTAATTATGAGAGCACTTTGGCCTTGAGTCAGAGTTCGTTTCTGTTCCAGAGCATCTTCCAAACTGTGCTATATCTTCTATAAAAATGTGAACATTTTAAAGGCTTAAGTTTCAAAATATGGAGATCACATGATAAAAGCAATAATAAGAGATTTCTATTCTGAGCAAATTATGAAATTATGACAAATGATGTTAGATGAAGGCAGCTGAAGGCCTGTTTTACTTGTGTTTTCTCAGAGGTTCCTTCCTGTTCATCGTGACAAACCGTGTGATCAGCAGTGAGTCTGTCAGTTGTGGCACTGAGAGCTCTGCTAGTGGCTCTGTTAAGATGATGTATAAGTAGTCCAACAATGGCCTGACTAgataactgtccatctgcacctgGATTCTTTTTATTTCCTGGGTGGATTTTGGAGTATTGGACAGCATATCAACCAATGAAGTATCAACCAGAAGCTGCTGTGAAGTATAGAACACTATGGAGCTAGTGCCTTAGTATGACGTACAGTTAATTCAGTCAGTCTTGCGAGcagaagggtgtgtgtgtgtgtgtgtgtgtgtgtgtgtgtgtgtgtgtgtgtgtgtgtgtgtgtgtgtgtgtgtgtgtgtgtgtgtgtgtgtgtgtgtgtgcacacataaGGAACCCAAGCATGATTTCTTGTTGAGGAGTTTTCACGGTGCTTAAAGGACCCATATCATCgacttttaaaaaattattattatttaaataaaagttgAACGTAGTATGTAAACATTGCATACTCCATAAATATACAAATTAAGCCCCTTTTAAAAtcgttgtttttgtgatgtcagaaAAAAGACATTTGCATTAATCCGCCTATTCATCcaacaacagtttagccccgcccactcactctgaagttataaggagtgtttcagtcgGGCTGCTTTATGAATGAGGCACCAaatacaaggcagccaatcagaacagagatatTTTACATGCAtcagtctaaaaaaaaaaataaaaaaaagacagccTGTTTAGTTCGAcatgcttaaaaataaagcatCTACCAAGGGTTTCTTttaatcaaaaaaacaaaaaaaaaaaacacacttttgAGATGTGGGAAGAACCTTTACGTGACAGAGACTCCATGGTTCTATATGGgacaaaaagtggttctttaatggTGCTGCTTagagaaccatttgtagcacctttatttttaagagtgtacggGATAAGGGGAGGTTGGAAAAGgttattaatgtaatgtaatgtaattgggGACAAATGTGGGTTATGGGCTCTTTAAGCAGGTATACAAGTGCTTGATGGGTAGTAGGCTGGTGCGTTTATGTCTATAAAGACCCCTGTTCACGTTTAATTTTGTTTACATGGTAGATTATCCTACTTTTAGCAGGTTCTAACGGAACGGTTTTACTGTTAGTTTGTTGTGTCTTTCTTTTAATATTTGTTTTCATCCAGTTTTAGGCAATCCTAGCATTTCAGTATGAGATAAGGACAGGCAGAACGTCATACAGGGAGTTTCAGATGAATATAAGAATCCGATTTTTGTACAGGTTTTGTCCTGaaagatacagacagacagaaatagtctttattgtttgtttgttttcacaaTCTAAGGCTTAATTATAGCTAATTAGCCTCAAGTCCGAGTTTTCCCTTTGTTAGGCATTGTAACGATACAAAGAAAACCATGATCTTAAATTGCACAATCAAGTCACTGCTCGTGAGGACCGGTGACCGGGTGGAGAGAATATGGTAGCGAATGGGCTTTTGTTATTCCGTGTAGTCCGAGTGTCGTTTCTGCGTGTTAGTTTGATGTATTTGTTTGAGAGAATGAACTGATGTCCTCTTGTTTCCCTCGTTTGACTCCCTCCTCATCCTCCCGACCCCATTTTGAGATTCAACCCTGTGTTTCATGCACTGTGTGGaaattgatttccattgaatcCATTAAAAGCAGAAAACTGCTAAATGCTCGTGGTGTCGACTGAGTTCTTCTAGCGTCCTTTAGTTATGCCTGCGCTGAGTGGACATAGCAGATGGAGATAAGTGTGTTCGCTGACCGCAATaactgtaagttgtgaggtggggcctccgtgAGCATGACCGGAACCCATGACCAAGGTGCTTGAAAAGCTGGTCACCCAGTTTAAAAACATACTCTATGCtgctcagccataacattaaaaccacctaatGTTGTGTAGATgcaccttgtgctgccaaaacagctctgacctgtgaAGGCATGCACTCAGCAGGACTGCTAAACTCCTGTAAGtggtgaggtgggacctccatgagcgtCAGTGAGCCTCCTGTAGCTGCATCACTGATTGTTGGTCCTTATAGTACCTTTGGTAGATGCTGACCACTGcgtactgggaacaccccacaagacctgcctgatgttctggagatgttctgacccagtcatcgtctAGAACTTCACCTCAGTTTGGATTTTGCCAAAGTGTCTCAGCTCTGCTTCCCTAAACTTCATCACCTTCagcaactgactgttcactcgctgcctaatatgtagatccacctcttgacaggagccactggaaccagatcatcaatgcAGTCTGCctcacctggcagtggttttaatgtaacgGCGGATTGGTGTATGTCACAAGCATGGGTGAACCTTAATTAGGCCAGAATCAAGACTTTGTTCAAGGTCAGTTTAGCTTAATAACTAATTCAGTAATAATAAGATTTTACTGTCGAATAGAGTACCCTTAAAGGGGCAGTTcaccaatatttaaaaatatctgtATGGTTAAATCTTTGAGATGCACGTCATTTtcagtgggtttggtgtgaaatggctcattgtagagaaacctaCATGATAGGAAAGTAGTGATATATCAGAAATATTACATGTTCTTTAGGAACTACTTTGCCTTACAACACCCTGCAgttatccctccaccatgaatggATTTTAATAGATGTTCTAGTCCTGGTCTCcataataaaaacactatataataaaacaatgccTCAGTAATCAGACCACATTGTGTTGGACTAAGTTCATGTAATACCATTAAGAGAGGATCTCACACCACTCTAAATGACTGTTAATCCATCAGTAAGCTTTAAGGTATTATGTAAGGATGGGATGATATAAAAACAGCAACATTTTAGCTTGAATACCCACCAAAGAATCAACGAAAATGTAAACAATCCAACTTACTGGATTATTCCTGTGATTTATTCCTGTGGTTGTAATGGGTTCTATTCTACAATACATCCTTAAAACCATTAACCATTCCATTGCTAGTGGTCCTGCAGGCTCGGCCAGGCTCGCACTGAACGCTCATTAAGAAGCTCCAGTTCCTCTCCAGGCTGAAGCCTCCGGTCGCTGCTGGTGAGGGACAGCCTTCCGTGTGAAAACCTGCCTTTGCTTTGACATAAAGCATCATAACCCTTGCATGTGATGGTGACTGTGGTGGTCTGAACAGCAGTCTATTGATCTACTCTGCCAGAAAGCAGAATGGAGGGGTCCTGAGAAGCATGTGTGGGGGGTTTCATGCTGTAATGACAGGTGGTCCTCTCCTCCCCCAGCCTTCTGACACCGGCCCTGCACTGATTAGTCATCCACACCTGAGTCCCGCGGCAGAAGAGTCTAGATCTGGCCCAGCGTTTGGAGTGAGTGCATCCTATTATATTTATATGGTTTTAATAATCAAAATTTAGTTCGTTTTTCATTTTGGCACCAGTTTTAAAGATGCCAGTTTAGGGACATTTAAAAAGGttcaaaaatatatacatataataaaaaaaaaagacatataAAAAtcacattacaaaaaaaaatatatatatatatattaaaataatcacaaatattaaaatcacatcataatt is part of the Salminus brasiliensis chromosome 17, fSalBra1.hap2, whole genome shotgun sequence genome and encodes:
- the stx6 gene encoding syntaxin-6, encoding MSMEDPFFVVKGEVQKAVNTAQGLHQRWSELLQDPGGATKEEIDWTTNELRNSLRSIEWDLEDLDETISIVEANPRKFNLDALELSKRKAFITSTRQTVREMKDHMASPMAVSIADKKTRQTLLGDGGSHGPIWQPGRGGGGGGGGGGGDDDRYTRLDRELQTANSHFIEEQQTQQQLIAEQQDEQLELVSGTIGVLKNMSQRIGQELDEQAVMLDDFSHEMDNTQSRLDNVMKKLAKVSHMTSDRRQWCAIGVLLAILFVVIILLIVL